In Rhineura floridana isolate rRhiFlo1 chromosome 1, rRhiFlo1.hap2, whole genome shotgun sequence, the following proteins share a genomic window:
- the FOXB2 gene encoding forkhead box protein B2 yields MPRPGKSSYSDQKPPYSYISLTAMAIQHSAEKMLPLSDIYKFIMERFPYYREHTQRWQNSLRHNLSFNDCFIKIPRRPDQPGKGSFWALHPDCGDMFENGSFLRRRKRFKVPRPEPHMPGAGKAGGVLHPHLSHYFHPQQQQPPPPPPPLQPSAAGKGHPDSAVAAAAVAAAAAVGRLPQFQPYSPAPGFKHPFAIENLIGRDYKGVIQGGGLPLASVMHHLGYPVASQQISTMVSSVWPHVGVMEPVGGLPISPGEYGPFGVPMKAICHPPTQTLPAIPVPIKPTPAIPSATAIPTLSVNQVTQQLCPSTSPSSSSLLEQTPTNSSEGKSSLHSALVHA; encoded by the coding sequence ATGCCTCGCCCAGGCAAGAGCTCTTACAGTGACCAGAAGCCCCCTTACTCTTACATTTCGCTGACGGCCATGGCTATCCAGCACTCGGCGGAGAAGATGCTGCCTCTGAGCGACATCTACAAGTTCATCATGGAGCGCTTTCCTTACTACCGCGAGCACACCCAGCGCTGGCAGAACTCGCTGCGCCACAACCTCTCCTTCAACGACTGCTTCATTAAGATCCCCCGGCGGCCGGACCAGCCGGGCAAAGGCAGCTTCTGGGCGCTGCACCCGGACTGCGGGGACATGTTCGAAAACGGCAGCTTCCTCCGGCGCAGGAAGCGCTTCAAGGTGCCGCGGCCGGAACCGCACATGCCAGGCGCAGGCAAGGCAGGGGGCGTGCTGCACCCGCACTTGAGCCACTACTTCcacccgcagcagcagcagcctcctccgccgccgccgcctctgcaGCCTTCCGCGGCGGGCAAAGGCCACCCAGACTCCGCCGTGGCtgcggcggcggtggcggcggccgcGGCTGTAGGGAGACTGCCTCAGTTCCAGCCGTACAGCCCTGCGCCTGGCTTCAAGCACCCCTTCGCCATTGAGAACCTCATCGGGAGAGACTACAAGGGCGTCATCCAGGGCGGCGGGCTGCCTCTGGCTTCGGTGATGCACCACCTGGGCTACCCGGTAGCAAGCCAGCAGATCAGCACCATGGTCAGCTCCGTGTGGCCCCACGTGGGCGTGATGGAGCCCGTCGGTGGCCTGCCCATCTCCCCAGGAGAGTACGGACCCTTCGGCGTGCCGATGAAGGCCATCTGCCACCCGCCCACACAGACGCTGCCTGCCATCCCGGTGCCGATCAAGCCCACTCCGGCCATTCCCTCCGCCACGGCCATCCCTACCTTGTCGGTCAACCAGGTGACCCAGCAGCTCTGCCCATCCACTTCGCCCAGTTCCTCTTCCCTCCTGGAACAGACTCCGACAAACTCTTCCGAAGGCAAAAGTTCCCTACATTCGGCCTTGGTACATGCCTAA